A region of Saccopteryx leptura isolate mSacLep1 chromosome X, mSacLep1_pri_phased_curated, whole genome shotgun sequence DNA encodes the following proteins:
- the SLITRK2 gene encoding SLIT and NTRK-like protein 2 produces MLSGVWLLSVLTVAGFLQTASRKSAKDICKIRCLCEEKENVLNINCENKGFTTVNLLQPPQYRIYQLFLNGNLLTRLYPNEFVNYSNAVTLHLGNNGLQEIRTGAFSGLKTLKRLHLNNNKLEVLREDTFLGLENLEYLQADYNYISAIEAGTFSKLNKLKVLILNDNLLLSLPSNVFRFVLLTHLDLRGNRLKVMPFAGVLEHIGGIMEIQLEENPWNCTCDLLPLKAWLDTITVFVGEIVCETPFRLHGKDVTQLTRQDLCPRKSSSDSSQRSGHADTHIQKLSPTMNPALNPTRAPKASRPPKMRNRPTPRVTVSKDRQSFGPIMVYQTKSPMLLTCPSSCVCTSQSSDNGLNVNCQERKFTNISDLQPKPTSPKKLYLTGNYLQIVYKNDLLDYSSLDLLHLGNNRIAAIQEGAFTNLTSLRRLYLNGNYLEVLYPSMFGGLHSLQYLYLEYNVIKEIKPLTFDALINLQLLFLNNNLLRSLPDNIFGGMALTRLNLRNNHFSYLPVKGVLDQLPAFIQIDLQENPWDCTCDIMGLKDWTEHANSPVIINEVTCESPAKHAGEILKFLGKEAICPDGPNFSDGTILSMNHNTNTPWLLSVSPSPYPELHTEVPLSVLILGLLVVFILSVCFGAGLFVFVLKRRKGMPSVPRSVNNLDVSSFQLQYGSYNSETQDKTDGHVYNYIPPPVGQMCQNPIYMQKEGDPVAYYRNLQEFSYDHLEENKDEPATVAYTVSTTELQEKQTMLREPELLYQNIAERVKELPSAGLVHYNFCTLPKRQFAPSCESRRLNQDRINKTILYGTPRKCFVGQSKSDHPLLQAKLQSEPDYLEVLEKQTAISQL; encoded by the coding sequence ATGCTGAGCGGCGTTTGGCTCCTCAGTGTGTTAACCGTGGCCGGGTTCTTACAGACAGCGAGTCGTAAAAGTGCCAAAGACATTTGCAAGATCCGCTGCCTGTgcgaagagaaagaaaatgtactGAATATTAACTGCGAAAACAAAGGATTTACAACTGTCAACCTGCTCCAGCCTCCCCAGTATCGAATCTACCAGCTTTTCCTCAATGGAAACCTCCTGACAAGACTGTACCCCAATGAGTTTGTCAATTACTCCAACGCGGTGACTCTCCACTTAGGTAACAATGGGCTGCAGGAGATCCGAACTGGCGCATTCAGTGGCCTGAAAACCCTCAAGAGACTACACCTTAACAACAACAAGCTCGAGGTGTTGAGGGAGGACACCTTCCTGGGCCTGGAAAACCTCGAGTACCTCCAGGCTGACTACAATTACATCAGTGCCATTGAAGCAGGGACATTTAGCAAACTAAATAAGCTCAAAGTACTCATCCTGAATGACAACCTTCTGCTGTCGCTGCCCAGCAATGTGTTCCGGTTTGTCTTGCTGACCCACTTAGACCTGAGAGGAAATAGGCTGAAAGTGATGCCTTTTGCTGGTGTCCTTGAACATATCGGAGGGATCATGGAGATTCAGCTGGAGGAAAACCCATGGAACTGCACTTGTGACTTACTTCCTCTCAAGGCTTGGCTGGACACCATAACTGTTTTCGTGGGGGAGATTGTCTGTGAAACTCCCTTCAGATTGCATGGAAAAGATGTGACCCAACTGACCAGGCAAGACCTCTGTCCTAGAAAAAGTTCCAGTGACTCCAGTCAGAGGAGTGGCCATGCTGACACACACATCCAAAAGCTGTCACCTACAATGAATCCTGCTCTCAACCCAAccagggctccaaaagccagCCGACCACCGAAAATGAGAAATCGTCCAACTCCCCGGGTCACTGTGTCAAAGGATAGGCAAAGCTTTGGCCCAATCATGGTGTACCAGACCAAGTCCCCTATGCTTCTAACCTGTCCCAGCAGCTGTGTGTGCACCTCTCAGAGCTCAGACAATGGTCTAAATGTCAACTGCCAAGAAAGAAAGTTCACTAATATATCTGACCTGCAGCCCAAACCTACCAGTCCAAAGAAACTCTACCTGACGGGGAACTATCTTCAAATTGTTTATAAGAATGACCTCTTAGATTATAGTTCTTTGGATTTGTTACATTTGGGGAATAACAGGATTGCAGCCATTCAGGAAGGTGCCTTCACAAACCTGACCAGTTTACGCAGACTTTATCTGAATGGCAATTACCTTGAAGTTCTCTATCCTTCTATGTTTGGTGGACTGCACAGCTTGCAGTATCTCTATTTAGAGTATAATGTCATTAAGGAAattaagccactgacctttgaTGCTTTGATTAACCTACAGCTACTGTTTCTGAATAACAACCTGCTGAGGTCCTTACCTGATAACATATTTGGTGGCATGGCCCTGACCAGGCTGAATCTGAGAAACAACCATTTTTCTTACCTTCCTGTGAAAGGGGTTCTGGATCAGCTTCCAGCTTTTATCCAGATAGATCTACAAGAGAACCCATGGGACTGTACCTGTGACATTATGGGACTAAAGGACTGGACAGAGCATGCCAATTCCCCTGTCATCATTAATGAGGTTACATGTGAGTCTCCTGCTAAGCATGCAGGGGAGATTCTGAAGTTTCTGGGGAAGGAGGCTATCTGTCCAGATGGTCCAAACTTCTCAGATGGAACTATTCTGTCAATGAATCACAACACAAACACACCTTGGTTGCTTAGTGTGTCTCCCAGTCCCTATCCTGAACTACACACTGAAGTCCCACTTTCTGTCTTAATTTTAGGATTGcttgttgtctttattttatctGTCTGTTTTGGGGCTGGTTTATTCGTCTTTGTCCTGAAACGCCGAAAGGGGATGCCAAGTGTGCCAAGGAGTGTCAATAACTTAGATGTAAGTTCCTTTCAGTTACAGTATGGGTCTTACAACAGTGAAACTCAGGATAAAACGGATGGCCATGTCTATAACTATATCCCCCCACCTGTGGGGCAGATGTGCCAAAACCCCATTTacatgcagaaagaaggagaCCCAGTAGCTTATTACCGAAACCTGCAAGAATTCAGCTATGACCACCTGGAGGAGAATAAAGATGAGCCAGCTACTGTTGCTTACACTGTAAGTACCACTGAGTTGCAAGAAAAGCAGACCATGTTAAGAGAGCCTGAGCTGCTGTATCAGAATATTGCTGAGCGAGTCAAGGAACTCCCCAGTGCAGGACTAGTCCACTATAACTTTTGTACCTTACCTAAAAGGCAGTTCGCCCCTTCATGTGAATCTCGACGGCTAAACCAGGACAGAATCAATAAAACCATTTTATATGGAACTCCCAGGAAATGCTTTGTGGGGCAGTCAAAATCTGACCACCCTTTACTGCAAGCTAAGCTGCAATCAGAACCAGACTACCTCGAAGTTCTGGAAAAACAAACTGCAATCAGTCAGCTATGA